One Candidatus Hydrogenedentota bacterium DNA segment encodes these proteins:
- a CDS encoding DUF1501 domain-containing protein: MHAHNERDALLHVTRRHFFQQCGYGLGALALGTLLGRDASAASITAENPLAPKLGHFPARAKNVIFLFMAGGPSQLELYDYKPKLQELNGQPVPKSFMEGKRFAFMDTFLQEPPKLLGTQRKFERHGQSGAWVSECLPHIAGIVDDISFVHTLATDQPNHAPAKIFMNTGSRQFGSPAMGAWVTYGIGSESNNLPGFVVLQSGPRGLRGGAACWSNGFLPSAHQGVPLRNSGDPILNLATPQGYTDERQRNVIDAVNAINRDHLDTIGDPEIAARIASYEMAYRMQSSAPELMDLSKESPETLAMYGVEPGKPSFAYNCILARRLVERGVRFVQAYHTSWDHHGGNTENLTNSLDDVCKDVDQASAALIKDLKQRGLLDETLVIWGGEFGRTPMGEIRDTVGRNHHIECSSIWMAGGGIKAGYTHGKTDELGFSPIEGRVHVNDFHATMLHLLGIDHTRLTYRFKGRDFRLTDVAGNVVHKLLA, translated from the coding sequence ATACACGCACACAACGAACGCGACGCATTGCTACACGTCACGCGACGCCATTTCTTCCAACAGTGCGGTTACGGACTCGGCGCGCTCGCCTTAGGGACGCTGCTCGGGCGCGACGCTTCGGCTGCATCGATCACGGCGGAGAACCCGCTCGCGCCGAAGTTGGGCCACTTCCCCGCGCGCGCGAAGAACGTCATCTTCCTCTTCATGGCAGGAGGCCCCAGCCAACTCGAACTGTACGACTACAAACCGAAATTGCAGGAACTGAACGGTCAACCTGTCCCGAAATCGTTTATGGAAGGAAAGCGGTTCGCCTTCATGGACACTTTCCTGCAGGAACCGCCGAAGTTGCTGGGCACGCAGCGCAAATTCGAGCGACACGGTCAGAGCGGCGCGTGGGTTTCCGAATGCCTGCCGCACATCGCCGGGATCGTCGATGACATATCGTTCGTGCACACGCTCGCGACCGATCAACCGAACCACGCTCCTGCGAAGATTTTCATGAACACGGGCAGCCGCCAGTTTGGCAGTCCGGCGATGGGCGCATGGGTCACGTATGGCATCGGCAGCGAATCGAACAATCTGCCCGGATTTGTCGTGCTGCAATCGGGCCCGCGCGGATTACGTGGCGGCGCGGCGTGCTGGTCAAACGGGTTTCTGCCCTCCGCGCACCAGGGCGTGCCGTTGCGCAACAGCGGAGATCCCATTCTCAATCTGGCTACGCCGCAAGGATATACCGACGAGCGTCAGCGGAATGTGATCGATGCCGTCAACGCGATCAATCGCGATCACCTCGACACAATCGGCGATCCCGAAATCGCGGCGCGCATCGCGTCGTATGAAATGGCCTACCGCATGCAGTCGAGCGCGCCGGAGTTGATGGACCTGTCGAAAGAATCGCCCGAGACGCTAGCAATGTACGGCGTCGAACCGGGAAAACCGTCGTTTGCGTACAACTGTATCCTGGCGCGGCGGCTCGTCGAACGTGGTGTGCGCTTCGTGCAGGCGTATCACACAAGCTGGGACCACCACGGCGGCAACACGGAGAACCTCACAAACTCCCTCGACGACGTGTGCAAAGACGTAGATCAGGCGAGCGCCGCGTTGATCAAAGATTTAAAACAGCGCGGGCTGCTCGATGAAACGCTCGTGATCTGGGGCGGCGAATTCGGCCGCACGCCCATGGGCGAAATCCGCGACACCGTCGGCCGTAACCACCACATCGAATGTTCGAGCATTTGGATGGCCGGCGGCGGGATCAAGGCAGGCTACACGCACGGCAAGACCGACGAACTTGGCTTCTCGCCAATTGAAGGCCGCGTCCACGTCAACGACTTCCACGCGACGATGCTGCACCTGCTCGGCATCGACCATACCCGCCTCACCTACCGCTTCAAAGGCCGCGATTTTCGGCTGACAGACGTCGCCGGAAACGTAGTCCACAAACTCCTCGCTTAA